Proteins encoded in a region of the Triplophysa rosa linkage group LG6, Trosa_1v2, whole genome shotgun sequence genome:
- the LOC130555686 gene encoding dedicator of cytokinesis protein 9-like, protein MKVMKGPCNVFIIRVNQVNAGPLAYARAFLDDSSTKKYPDNKVKQLKEVFRQFVEVCGLGLSVNERLIKEDQQEYHEEMKTNYRDLTKELSAIMHETISPSDDGMRSPIPDSLHIFNAISGTPTSATIQGLPNTSSVV, encoded by the exons ATGAAGGTCATGAAAGGCCcgtgtaatgtttttatcataCGTGTAAACCAGGTGAACGCTGGTCCTCTCGCGTACGCCAGAGCGTTTCTGGATGATTCCAGCACAAAGAAATACCCCGACAACAAAGTCAAACAGCTGAAAGAAGTTTTCCG tcagTTTGTGGAGGTGTGTGGTTTGGGGTTAAGTGTTAATGAACGACTGATCAAAGAAGACCAGCAGGAATATCACGAAGAGATGAAGACAAACTACAGAGATCTCACCAAAGAGCTCAGCGCTATCATGCACGAGAcg ATCAGTCCGTCTGATGACGGGATGAGGAGCCCCATCCCAGATTCTCTTCACATCTTTAATGCCATCAGCGGAACGCCGACCTCAGCAACCATCCAGGGTCTGCCCAACACCTCCTCTGTGGTCTGA